One Seriola aureovittata isolate HTS-2021-v1 ecotype China chromosome 3, ASM2101889v1, whole genome shotgun sequence genomic window, TATTTTGATGCAGAGTAACTCACAGTCATTGATCTCCATCTCAAAGTGTGACGAGGGTCTTCTCTTGATCCGGTTGGTGTTGATGACACCATAGTTTCCTCCTGAGGGACCCAGGTAGGAACTAGAGATGaaaatacagtgtgtgaaaatgtgacattgGCCGCTCCAGCATCTCTTGTATTAAATAACACCAAATAGAGCGAGATCTAGAGTGgaaggagaaaggaagaaaatggtGGAAGCCATTAACTGAGGTCTGATTATGCTGGTGTCGTTGATTGAGTGTGCATGCAGAGTTTTAGCCCAGTCTCATTAAGCCTGGTTACTAGCTGATTCTTCTTCGGGGGGATGAGATAGATCAATGCTTCCTGCTACAAACAAACCAGAGAGAAGTGGAGCGGGAATCTTATTCCCAGACCTCCATGACAGATGGGGAAGCCATAGATGTGGCCACAGtgaaaaaagtctttttttttttttaaatatagctGATGCTGTGTTACAGAGAGAAGCAGTGTGGATAATCCTTTTTGGAGTAGAGAATAGATGAACAGTAGGAGGGCTTTGATAATGTCTGCAAATGAATGCCTTTCTTCATGAGAGCTATGAGTTGCCAATTCCTCAAGCCCAAAAAGAGCTTTAAGAGTGCTGGTCTGTTGCCTTTTGTCAGTTCAACGACTATATTTAGCTGCAATTAAAACTGGGTGTACATGTTGATAGGTTTTTTCATaataaatgcacaaacaaaaaaaaacccattaaataATGCAACTCCATGCTAAGAAACCAAATGTTGTCATTAGTAAGTTAAGCATGAGAAATGTGAGGTCCCTTCATAACAGCACACATCCTGCTGTCAATTTCACATAACCGTGTAGTGCAGTCGCTATTAATCACAATGGGAAGTCATGAAATCCCAGCAGTTGAGGTTTCGTATGAAACAGAAACTTGGCATTGTGACCAACGAAGCGGCATCATTGTCAGGAAGCCATATTGCAATAAATTTTATAGTTCAGTGTCACACATCTGTTTGTATtaccattaaaaaaagagatgaatgaGTGTGTGGGATTTATTAGTGTGATTTTATGTGCTACACGATGTTCCGTAGTTGAAGTTATAACACTTTTACACAATTCAACATCCAGCGTCATCTGACTGGTCATTAACAAGATTATTTGATACACTGTCAGCTCATAATATCAGGATATTGGATAGCACTATCAGTACTGGGTTGCAAGATGATTAACTGGATAAGAAAGGGTTAAACACATAAAATTATATTGATTGTTTTCTGATTGTTCAccaatcatttctttttttcttgtgaaatagATACCACCTCTTTATGCCTCCAAAATCTATTCAGACAAAACAATCTGAGAGGGGAAGATCACTCTGCCCACCCACTTATATGCAATGTGTGACAAGCGGTATAAATGGTTTACGTTTGAACTGCTAAATTTCAAGAGCTGATAGAGTATATATGCTGGGAAACACTGTCTAAGTGGATGAATGCAAAAAAGCCAAATCTCACCTGGGGAAGAAGGGGTGTGCAGGCAGGTACTGCTGAGGCAACAGGGGCCCCGGGGAGGGAGCTGAAGGGCCTACAGGACCTCCAGAAAGTCTGGGGCCCCCAGGACTTGCTACAGGCAAACAGGTCAGCTGGCTACGGCGAATGTCCCCATGAGGCCCGTGTAGGAGGCTGGGAATGGGATGGAGGGCAGTCAAAGGGGTGTTTGGGAGCGGCAGAGGGGGCTTGCTGTGACCGAGACTGATGACTGGaatgtgtggaggaagaggagaggatgatgaggatgtgGGAAAAGATGATGTGGAGGTTGGAGGTGGGACAGGACACGGGGACGTCTTGGTTGGTGctgggaggagtggaggtgGAGAAGACAGAGTTGGGGACCTGTTGGCAGAAGCAGCAGGGGCTGTGGTGGTGGTCGGTCCTCCTTGCTTCTTTTCCTGCTCTTGCTCGGTCTCCATGACAATGGGCTCAGGTGCAGCAACTTTATCTTCGTGGTGATTGGTTAACACTGTCGTTGTGGTGATGGAGGACTGAATCAAGTCAGCAGTGGGGACATCCGTGTGTCCCTTGTGCCCTGCCTTTTTAGTGGGATGCAGGCTGCTGATGACGTCTGAAGATGCTAAAGTCTGGTTCTGGGGGGGGCTGTGTTGCTCCACGGATGCGCAGGTtggggaggaggcagaggaagaagaggaggaggggcgAGGTAGGTCGGGGGGTGAGACAGGTGGGCTGGTGGGGTTCAGCTTTTCCATCATGGTGGTGAAGTCTCTTGAAGCTCTTGTTCCTCTCAGCTGCCCAGCGTGTGTGCTGTGAgtatgtatcagtgtgtcttgTCCCTGTGGTGTCTTTATATGTGTATGAGAGTAACTAACATGTTCATGTGTACCACCTGCAGCCAATCTGACAGAGCCCTTTAAACCTCTCCTAGCCAAGTCTAGGTGTCTTTTCCATAAAGGCAACAGATAGCACtttatttcctcttcctttGTTCCACTTTCCTGCagattttgaaatatttttctgcCCTACCTAACTAAAAATGTCGATTTTCCCTCCAACCTGAAATCCATCAGTTGCTCTTATTGCTGTCAGGGTCAGCAAGTGAGTTTTGAAGCTGTCAATCCCGATTACATGTGCCTTGGATGGAGCGACAGCTACTGTCTGAGTCAGCCTTATTACCCgtctttccctcctctgctcgCTGTTGTCTGATTGTAACTGTATCTGGAGCGTGATTGAACCCGAGTCTGTATTCATTCCCTCACTTGAACATTACAGAAGgtgcaaatgaaacaaaatgtggTAATTTCTGTGTGTTGCAATCATGCATGAGGGGCTACTTCTGCGGTATTGTCTCTGGGTGTAGCATGGAGCCGTGGAGGTTTTTGCGGTCTGTTATGAACTTGttgtctgtatttttcttacagTACATCCTGAGCAGCAGATTCTGCGTTTTGAATGAGTCTCCAGTGGCTTCTCTTAATGAGTCTGTCTATatgtctgtctgagtgtatTTTGAGGATGTGAGTCAAAATCCTTTTAAGCATTCAGAACGTCCCCGACCGGTGAAGACTGGATTGATATCAAAGAGTCTgttgaacaaaagaaagagaaagaaaaaaaaaaaaacacacacacacacactcaggataTATATTTTTGGTGTATATTTTGGAAAGGTAAtaagatgttaaaatgtcctCAAAGGTCAAAATGTGCACATAAGCACCACAATAACGTGTGCTAAAAATGTGATGTGTAGGGAGTCCTCAGTGGAAGCTGGTCTGCAGTTGAAATCTGAATTCACTGCATGGAAATGTACAGACTCATCTATTTCTGATTACTATTACTGATGGGATGTTAAAATGCTGGATATCAAGTGGATTCGCTGTTTAACCTTAGTCTTCAAGCAGGAAGACATTTGTTTGCATTCTGCTCTGCAACGTGTTAAACTCTGATGATTTCTCAGGTTTTGCAATTGCAATTGttcctgttttgtcttttctagtGGTCGTGACTTTATATTTGGACGGTTCCATTTTTCACAGTGATGTGCAGAGACATTCATAGGAAGGTTTTTTTAAGcagctttatatttaattatcttGATGAAACAAACCTTTAGAGAAGCTAACAGCTGCAGACGAATATTTAAAAGGTTTCACTTTTAAATACTCATTAGGGTTATTTGTGCAGCACAAATGTTAAACTATTTTGCTATGGTAGCtaagaaacaaaacagtgatgACTACCcatatattttattgtagtAACGACATATTTAATGCTGTCAAGTCAAGCCTGAATCCTTGGACAGTTTAACCTGCACATTTCTGCACAACAAGCTGTATAATAGTTTGTATCAGTCACTCGaaagaaatatatttgataAATGTGATAAACCTTTATGctatcaatatttcattaaaagtaTTCTTCAATAATcgttaataattaattatttaattgcactagattttatatttgtccaaaatatgtcttttctttttgttgaatTCATGTATTTGTCATTGCCTCATATTGCACAATATGTTGTACATATGCCGTAACAACTGTCTCAAAAAaataatatctttttttaatgaatccATTTAATCAAGCTACATGATTACATATTAAAATTTCCATCTTCATTGATTTACCACTGAATCACCTAATTTTATTATCAACAGAATTATATACATCGATAGAACTTTTTACTGAATATACAAAAAAGTACTGTATATAACATATGGCACATATGAAAAACTTCTATTAGatgtttcatattattattcttatttaaaatgattgttAAAGGCTGCAAACCAATCATGTACTAAAACATGagttatgtaaaataaaatacaactttaaataATCTTGAATACTCACAAATACATTATGACATCCAGTGGGGCTCATCTATCATGCAAAATCCGTCAGAGTTCGAGTGATCTGTGAACGCACATGTTGTATCTCCTCAGTGTTAaacgtcctcctcttcctcctcctcctcctccttctctctcaggTCACTCACACAGTACTGCAGCCTGTAACTGACTGTCTGTCAATCTCTGAGGTCAGAATTGGAGCCAAACTGTCTGACACCACTCAAAATAACTCCTCATACTCAACTGAGTccttctgaaaataaaaaattagaaatgaaataataataatagtaataaaagtCCCAAATATTCACAAGGAAATGaagaaagagtgagacagagagacggttCCACCgcacatatttgtttttgttgagaaGTTGCTCCTTTGAACGAAGACACTCTCAAAGCATGGAGATGGATGGTGCGGGTGTCTTCCATCCCCCCTGTCCATATGTCATTCTCACTTCTGtcactccctctttctctctctttttcactgtcCTGTCTATCTCTTACTCTTCTTCGCCAAGAAGACACAATGCTCTAGTTGGTTGCCAGTCAGATAGCTCTGGTACTGGCAAATGTGAGGTGGgtgagatagaaagagagagagggagagagagagagagagagagggagagagagggaaccaTGTTGCAAGGAGAGTTTTCCGCTCCCTGCTGGACAAGAGGATGTGCTAGTACAATATGGTGGCTGCTGATAAGAGCCTCAAAAGCTGCCTGTGGCCTGTAGATAAGGAACCtccaccacccctcctcctccccctgcacTACcaataccaacacacacacacgcacacacacacgcacacacacacacacacacacacacacacacacacacacacacacacacacacacacacacacacacacacacacacacttttcataaCACATCACTaactcgcacacacacaagcaaattcaTGCCTACATgcatgtacgcacacacacatgcgcacacacacacacgcacacgcacgcacacacacacacacacacacacacacacacacacacacacacacacactcacacactcacacacacacacacacacacatcacactaGATTGGTCAGTCCCAGTCTTTGAAGGGGACCTGGCCTGTTTCCAAGAAAATATCCGCAATTGCACTTATATCACAATataataaacagacaaaatgatgTACTGTGCACATGTGCTTCTGCTCAtccgcacacacactcatgcataaacacacatgcagttaATGTGCACATATTGACAAATGCCACGACTAACACAATTACTTGGGGACTCACCCTATTGTCAAAATGTCCGCtatcaaagtttatttttacatgttgattgaaagcaaaaaaaaaaaaaatcccaatgACATATATTTGTAGCGGcattacataaaaacatgaagatgatTTTATTCACCAGAGCTGACACAAATTGATGATGATTGTCTCATCAAGGTTATAATCCCatttagtcaattaattgattagtcggTTGATACAAAATTAATTGACAaatatttcaatcatttttcaagcaaaggTTGCAAAAATTTGTTGGTTTAAGCTTTTCAATTGTGATCCAAAACACAAtagtattaaatatatttaggTCATATATAACAAgcaattttcacatttcaggCTCTGATAAATTATAATTTCACAATTTCTCAACACTTTGAATCAGACACATCACTTAAATCAAGAGGATAATAGGaagatcaatcaataatgaaagtaaatgtgCTCTAATCTCCACTAGTATATTCATGacaacatcacacaaacacaaacagtttgtaTTCATTGGACTTGAGACAGATGTTTGGTCCCTGGTTGGAGCTTCTCTCTTATGACATCAGAGCACACCTGTGTCACTGATGACCAACACACACGTCGTCATCGTGGTAACTTTCCTCTCCAAGTGCTCCCAAACTTCCTTCCTAAATCTATCTCTCAGCCCTGTGCTCACCCATTCctattctttttctctctctctctctctctctctctctctctcactctctctctctgcgtgtgtgtgtgtgtgtgtgtctctcaacCTCAGGGTCAACACTTCTTTTACATTCCCTCAGTCATTTCCTTCTTAgacagactgaaacacaaacattataaAGGCTTTACAGTTACGTGACCTTCAAGGTCCTGGGAAAGAAAGCAGTTTGCTGAGCCACTGCTCAACAAATCTCTCATCAGCTTCATCGTTACCATcgttgtcatcatcatcatcatcatcatcatcatcatcatcatcatcatgatcatcaccaccatcattatGAACAATGAACTGCCCTGGGGTCTGGGCATGCTGAAATCAACAATAGTCTATGTATAATCAGAGTGCAGACAGTGTCATCTATTGCTCCGTCACACTGTTTTGCGTTTGGCAGCTGTGGTTCCAGTTCAACACACATGTGTGCAAGAATAACGTTGTAGTGGCACCGTTGCGCCTGCAGATGCTGCATGAATTTGCCTGAAACATATATAAAGCTACAcaagggacagagag contains:
- the lyl1 gene encoding T-cell acute lymphocytic leukemia protein 1, whose protein sequence is MMEKLNPTSPPVSPPDLPRPSSSSSSASSPTCASVEQHSPPQNQTLASSDVISSLHPTKKAGHKGHTDVPTADLIQSSITTTTVLTNHHEDKVAAPEPIVMETEQEQEKKQGGPTTTTAPAASANRSPTLSSPPPLLPAPTKTSPCPVPPPTSTSSFPTSSSSSPLPPHIPVISLGHSKPPLPLPNTPLTALHPIPSLLHGPHGDIRRSQLTCLPVASPGGPRLSGGPVGPSAPSPGPLLPQQYLPAHPFFPSSYLGPSGGNYGVINTNRIKRRPSSHFEMEINDCPPQKLARRVFTNSRERWRQQNVNGAFSELRKLIPTHPPDKKLSKNEILRLAVKYINFLVTLLNDQAQDKNRDSAEDEAEDEGTVAGSGSNKVNPLFQSHTAAMPSSAAIATAHRDRDSTDSVIALANSPATSSCYGDTDSEESFGGKTSLVTQGILGKVKGQIRVVAATNDER